The genomic stretch TATTTTCCCCCTCCAGATCGTGACTGATCAGCAGTCGGGGCAGAAGATCCAGATCGTCACAGCGTATGATCAGGCGCCGGCTGGCAAGCAACAGTTCATCCTGGCCAATGCGGACTATTCCACAGCGGGCAAAGTTATCCTGACCAAGCAAGAGCAGACCCCCAGCAAGGTCATCCTGGCCACACCAGACAGCACGGCTGTCAaccagctgctgtttgcctccCCTGAGCTGGCAGGACAACAGATCCAGGTAGGCTGCCTGTCAGGCTGCATCCAGAAACCCCCTTTCCTTCCTTTATTTGGAAACTTAAGGCTGATTTTCACTTCTGCTTCGAGCCTGCGCCATGACCTACGCAAGTGGCTTGTGCCGTCGTGAGCATTCATACTTGTGCACTGGTGTGTCGATGTCGTGCAGCAATTACATCGTCAAATCGCTAATTGATGCATAGTTTTGGATGTTGCATTTATTGTCTTCCCACCCTGTGGTATATGAATCGCACaattgaaacaaaaaaaaactcatttaaCAAAGTATCCATTTACCGAGTCCTGGTTATATTTTCGCTGCTCCAAACTTCCTGTAGACAAATTTGGAAAAATGTCGAATCACTACAAAGTCACTTTTTACACTATACCTAACCTGCTCAAAGCTGGTTTACATGGAGGATTTCTGTTTAAAAATCCTGGCATAAGTCCCGCCCATTTCACCAAATAAGCCGATGTAGTTAGGATGGGTGATAGTTTCATTTCAGTCCAATACAacttaaaagaaataaaatgtttttatcctCATACTAATATTCATTGCTGGTCCCTTTACAGCCTTGCTGGTGATGAAGTTTCCCAAGCCGGGCTGGTATTACCGAGCTCGGACCTTTACTTTGTAATTCTGACACTGGCCCTTTAATTCAAACATGGGCAGGCCATCCCCAGGTCGATTTACCAAGCTGATTAACACTGAATGCAAGAATTAGGGTTAATTAATCTATCTTTAGCAAATTAAGTTGGGCTATATAACACACCTCCATTGGTCAAGTTGTCAAAGGGCACTAGGGTAAATTGTTCTTCTGGTTACTGACTCCAGATATACTGGTCCATTTGCCAGGCTCAAATAATGATAATGTTGGCATAGCTCGCAGTATTATCGATGTCTGTTTACTGTATTTTCACTGTGCCGTGGCGCCTTTGTCCTTCCATGAAGACGTGAAATCCGAAAATCATGCCAAGTCTTGTTTTTGGCTGCAGTTTGTCACGGACGGTAGCCTGGACCAGTCAGCAGCCAAACCCGTGGTGGAGTACTGTGTGGTGTGTGGAGACAAGGCCTCAGGTGAGCAGCGTGCGGGTTCAGAAAGCGTGAGACCGGTTCCAGGAACACAGCAGAGCCAACATGCTAAAGTCATTAAGCTCATTATTTATCAGATACGCCATCgtggtcaaactaaaaaaaaaatcaaacaaaagcgCTGGGCTGATTGCTTATTTCGTGCAGTGCTGGTAGGCTGAGCTTGCAGGCTGGGGCTGTATCTAAACTCCGTCCCCCCCAAAACGCAGGGCGTCACTACGGCGCGGTGAGCTGTGAGGGCTGCAAAGGCTTCTTTAAGCGCAGCATCAGGAAGAACCTGGTGTACACGTGCCGGGGCTCCGGGGAATGCGTCATCAACAAGCACCACCGCAACCGCTGCCAATACTGCCGCCTGCAGCGCTGCATGGCCTTTGGGATGAAGCAGGACTGTAAGCCACCGCCGCtcaccttgcccccccccagctcgaTCCCACCCACCACCTGCAAACGTCACAAgtttagtccccccccccccccccccccccccccagctgtgcaGTGCGAGCGGAAGCCTGTGGAGGTGTCCCGGGAGAAGTCCGTCAACTGTGCGGCCTCTACGGAGAAAATCTACATCCGCAAGAACCTCTGCAGCCCCCTGGCGGCCACGCCCACCTTCGTGACGGAGAAGGAGACGGCCAGGTACATAGCAAGGAGTGCAGGAGCCATTCAGGCTCCTTTCGGTACAGTGGAGGCCTTTCGCTGATGCTCTTCTCTCTGTAGGTCTACGAGTCTGCTGGAGTCGGGCATGTTGTTGAACATCCAGCAGCCTTTCTCCAAGCTGGAGAATGCCATCATGGTTCCAGTGTCCCCAGAAAAGGTACGGCTCACCTGCTCTCCACACCACCTTCCGTGTTTAGGCAGCACTCGTCTTTCACACAGTGCTTGATGAAAATATCCTCATGCAGTTCCACCGAATCTTTCGTCTGGAGCTCTACAGGGTCAGTATTCATGGTCAGGCTGCTATAGCCAAACCTTTGGTCACTAGTGCCAACACCAAACGGTTTCAGTGGTGCCACCAGTACAAACCTTGGGCTGTGGACAATGGGTTGCGTATTGTTCTCAGATGAGTCCACCTTCGCTGTCTTTCTCACATCTGGGAGAGTTTCGGTGTGGAGAAGCCCCAAGGAGGTTTACCACCCGAACTGTGATGGTTTGGGCTGCAGTGCCATGGCATTCCCTAGGCCCACTACGTGTTGTAGATGGTCATGTTATTCTAGAGGACCGTGTTCACCCAGTAGTTCCAACATTGTACACTGAAGCTGGTGTCGTGCATCAGCATGATAATTcaccaaaacacacagcaagaCTGGTACAGTGGTTTGATGAGCATGAAAGTGATGTCGAATGTCTCCCACGGTGTGCGCAGTAACCAGATCGGAATATTATTGGGGTATTTTGGAGGAGCCAGTCAGGAACTGTTTTCCTTTGGCCACTGCAGGACTTAGATCTGTCATTCCCAAGACAAACAGATGCTGTGTCGGCTGTGAAAGGAAGCCCTACACCGTACTAATACATTATGCTTGTCTAAAGCAGGTGTTTCAGTTTTTATTGTCAAACTTTCTTCAGGTGTCCGTCCAGCTGCAGGCCTTTGTGTTTTTCTGAGCCGCCGAGCACATCTGCTGTGCAGCCTGATCCCACCGCTTTCTCTTTCCACCAGGGTGACCCCTGTCAGGGTGACCTGAGCACTCTGGCCAATGTGGTGACATCGCTCGCCCACTTGAACAAGGCGAGGGAGATGACGGACTGCAGCGTCGACCTGTCGGGGATGGAGACGCTGAGTAACGGCGACGGGTCCATAGCAGAGATTCCGTCGGAGGAGCAGAATACGAGCGACATCACGCGGTATGGATTCGGTGTCTCTGCATTGACAGTAAAATGAGGCTGTTGCATTTCTGGATGGGTCTGTGCCTTACCGACGCGTCGCACTAGCATGTCACCTCGCCCGCCTTTGGCCCGCAGAGCGTTCGACACACTAGCCAAGGCACTAAACCCTGCCGAAAGCGCCTCTGGAGAGGCCATGGAGGCCAGCATGCGCCTGGTGTCAGGTGACCAGTCGGGCGGCATCGTGGAACTCGAGGGGCCTCTGCTCTGCGAAAGCCACGTGCCCTTTAAGGTGAGCGCGTTTGCTGGCGGTAGCCGACATCCAGCCCTGGCTTCGTCATGGTGGAGGTTGATCCTGGATCAGCAGGGCTCAGCTCATCCAGCCTCCCCTGCATTTCTGCCTGCAGTTGATGATGCCGTTGCCCATGCCAGAGTATCTCAACGTGAACTACATCTGCGAGTCGGCCTCTCGTCTGCTCTTCCTCTCTATGCACTGGGCTCGCTCCATTCCTGCCTTCCAGGCCCTGGGGTGAGTTTCTCCTCCCTCCTTTCTCACTCCTGCTCATATGTGATCATGTTTTTCTCAACTTCCCATCCTGGAGGTTTTCTCTTGGTCGAAATACTTTGAATGTTAAAGATGTGGGACAGAAACTTGAGTTTGTTGGGCCTGAAACCCAGAATTACCCATTGATCCGTCGTCCCGCCGCGTACTAAGTACAGGGTCATGGGAAACTTCAAATCACTTAAAGAGCATCTTTGCTAAATGAAGCTTGTTGCTACTTTGAGCCTTGAGTCTCTccgtctttgattttttttctttctttcagaAGCATAATTAATGTCTTATGGAAATAGGCTGCTGGCAGTGTGGACTCGCTGCTCGCTTCCTTGTCTCCCCAAGGCAGAGCTCTGTTTCAAGTTGTGTGAACCCTTTGTGATGCAGCCAAACGCCCACAAATCCTTTTGCTATTAATTCGGGGACAGAACTGCTTTCCCAGTTAAAGTATCGTGTGAATTTGTGGTCTGATTTGCATCACATCTTGTCTACACACGATATCAGGAAATTtcccatgatttttttttaaattttatgcttTGGCGAGGGGGGTAGAGGGAATTTTATGTCTGCTTTTAGCGAAGGTGCATTGTCCTGTTGCCTGCCAACCGTGTTAAATTGGCCCTACCACCACCTGTCCCCCAGGCAAGAGAGCAACATCAGCCTGATGAAGGCGTGCTGGAACGAGCTCTTTGCCCTCGGCATGGCACAGTGCTCCCATGTGATGAACGTGGCCACCATCCTGGCCGCTATCATCAACCACTTACAGAGCAGCCTGCAGGAAGGTAAGGAGAAGGGATCGTCTGTAGCTTCACAGGACTAAAATCCCTCTAAGGGGGACAAATTTAAAGTGTGAAATGTCACCTTTAAGATTTAACTAGCACCTTTGAGTAATTGTTCTGTAATGTATAGCCTttggaaaaacacacaaaagcCTTAGACTTTTTTTAAGAATCTATATTCTGTACCTAACAAGATTCTTTATATTTAGCTATTTTTGTTACATGCTGTCTTCCTACATAATAGTCCGTAGCACAAAGCAGAGGCCTGTTACCTTTAACGCTGAGCATGTGGTTGGTGTCAAGCTCACCCAGCAATGCTAATGAAGCTGAACACACCTCCCCAGAAAAGCTCTCTGCAGAACGAGTGAAGCTAGTGATGGAGCACATCTGGCGGATGCAGGAGTTCTGCAACAGCATGTCCAAGCTGTCGCTCGACGCGTACGAGTATGCCTACCTCAAAGCCATCGTCCTCTTCAGCCCTGGTGAGGGATGGTCTTTTTAGGTCAAGAAAATTGAATAATATATCCAGAAAATTAGCTGGGACATAAAGTCTATCGACCTTTGTCTTCAATGTTGCTGTTTCCTTGTGAGAATTTTCGTCCCGATGCTGGGCATTTAATTGGGTGGCCCAGAACTTAAAGGGATGTTTAAAGGCAACTTGATTTCACTCATGCAGAGCGTGGCTTGTGGTCTCACTGTTTCTCCAGATCATCCTGGCATTGACAACACCCTGCAGATCCAGAGGTTCCAGGAGAAGGCCTACATGGAGCTGCAGGATTACGTTGCCCAGATGTATCCCGAGGACACCTACCGGTGAGGGTCACATGTGTTGCATAGGTGGCTGATGTGTCACTGTCCTACTTCGGGCAGCTTCGGGTCTGCTTCTGGGGGTTGTTCACTCACTGGATGGGGCAGTGTAGTGATGATGGTTCGGTGTGGGGCTGTATTGAGACCCCCTTGTCCCCCGCTGCCTCCCTTCCAGCCTGTCTAAGCTTCTGCTCCGACTCCCCGCGTTGCGACTGATGAGCGGTGCCATCACTGAGGAGCTATTCTTTGCCGGCCTCATCGGCAACGTGCAGATCGACAGCATCATTCCCTACATCCTCAAGATGGAGTCCACCGACTACAATAGCCAGGGGGTCACTGCCGTCATCCAGTAACCACGGATCTGATGTACCGCTGGGGTGcctcggcggggggggggggggagcactggAAACGCATCTCCACTTCGCGATGTGTACAAGCAGCGCAGTGAGCCGTAGCTTGTATGAAATTGGCACCACCCTGTTGTCTCTTGGGGGGGAGACTGACCTCCGCTTGAAGAGCGAGTTCGCTTTTGTAAAGGTCGCAGGTAGGGACATGGACTCAGGCACCGAAGGCTACCAGCTCAGGTGCAAGGAGgaggaggtcccagaggtggCGCCCTTGAGCAAGATACGTCACTCCAGTAAAAAGATCCTGATCTATAAATGGGTTAAAGAAAAAGTCACtatgggggggaaaaaactgtCAGTTAAGCAACTATAAAATTGTGATAGTCTTTCGTTAGTTCCCTGAAGCTTGCTTTTTTTGTCCATCCTGTGTGACTGAATCATGGTTATGTGAACaacattcagtttattttttgagACAATTTCCCAGCATACTTCCCCTCTTCCGCTCTTTTCCAAGACTTTCTACTTTGTATAGAAACAATAGGGGTAGAAACTATGACCTTATTTCGAATAATTTATCTTGTCTTTGGACAATAATGCTCATGCTGCAACTCACTCTGCTTGTACATGGACCTGAAGCCCTCtgtactgtgtgtatatataaatatgtatataaaataaactATGAAGGACCATAACAGGTTGCACTCATTTGTGGTCTTTCATGGACGGTCAGTGGTCTCGCCATAAATAccagaagatggtggcgcaggaggtagcgcTATccttcggcaactggagggttgccggTTCGAGCCTCCTAACCCCAtcgaagtgtccttgagcaagatgctgacccccaaattgctcccggtgagcaggttggcaccttgcatggcagcctccgctaccggtgtatgaatgggtgaatgtgaggcataaaatgtaaagc from Brienomyrus brachyistius isolate T26 chromosome 3, BBRACH_0.4, whole genome shotgun sequence encodes the following:
- the nr2c1 gene encoding nuclear receptor subfamily 2 group C member 1; this translates as MEGQTPRIQLVSADGGVALGHRIQIVTDQQSGQKIQIVTAYDQAPAGKQQFILANADYSTAGKVILTKQEQTPSKVILATPDSTAVNQLLFASPELAGQQIQFVTDGSLDQSAAKPVVEYCVVCGDKASGRHYGAVSCEGCKGFFKRSIRKNLVYTCRGSGECVINKHHRNRCQYCRLQRCMAFGMKQDSVQCERKPVEVSREKSVNCAASTEKIYIRKNLCSPLAATPTFVTEKETARSTSLLESGMLLNIQQPFSKLENAIMVPVSPEKGDPCQGDLSTLANVVTSLAHLNKAREMTDCSVDLSGMETLSNGDGSIAEIPSEEQNTSDITRAFDTLAKALNPAESASGEAMEASMRLVSGDQSGGIVELEGPLLCESHVPFKLMMPLPMPEYLNVNYICESASRLLFLSMHWARSIPAFQALGQESNISLMKACWNELFALGMAQCSHVMNVATILAAIINHLQSSLQEEKLSAERVKLVMEHIWRMQEFCNSMSKLSLDAYEYAYLKAIVLFSPDHPGIDNTLQIQRFQEKAYMELQDYVAQMYPEDTYRLSKLLLRLPALRLMSGAITEELFFAGLIGNVQIDSIIPYILKMESTDYNSQGVTAVIQ